A portion of the Enterobacter sp. SA187 genome contains these proteins:
- the hglS gene encoding 2-oxoadipate dioxygenase/decarboxylase HglS, whose amino-acid sequence MASNITADDIREDFSQAMSTMYQQEVPQYGTLLELVADVNLAVLEQNPRLHEQLANADELARLNVERHGAIRVGRASELATLRRMFAIMGMYPVSYYDLSQAGVPVHSTAFRPIDDAALLKNPFRVFTSLLRLDLIENPDLRERSAAILAARNIFTPRCLALIERHEQQGEFTAAEAREFVREALETFRWHQHATVDHATYHALHSEHRLIADVVCFPGCHINHLTPRTLDIDHVQSLMPEYGIEPKVLIEGPPRREVPLLLRQTSFKALEEPVRFAGEEQGTHTARFGEIEQRGVALTPKGRALYDRLLSEAGTGKDNLNHQLHLQAVFKAFPDSELLLRRQGLAYFRYRLTPTGEAHRQAIRPGDDPQPLIERGWVTAQPIIYEDFLPVSAAGIFQSNLGNETRQRRQGNASREAFEQALGCAVLDEFSLYQAAEDRSKQRCGLL is encoded by the coding sequence ATGGCAAGCAACATCACGGCAGATGACATTCGGGAAGACTTTTCGCAGGCCATGTCGACGATGTATCAGCAAGAAGTTCCGCAATACGGCACGCTGCTGGAACTGGTGGCCGATGTAAACCTGGCGGTACTGGAGCAGAATCCGCGCCTGCATGAACAGCTGGCGAATGCCGATGAGCTGGCGCGTCTGAATGTCGAACGGCACGGCGCGATCCGCGTCGGCAGAGCGTCAGAGCTGGCGACGTTGCGGCGTATGTTTGCCATTATGGGTATGTATCCGGTGAGCTATTACGATCTCTCGCAGGCTGGCGTGCCGGTACATTCCACGGCTTTTCGTCCCATTGACGACGCGGCGTTGCTGAAAAATCCCTTTCGCGTCTTTACCTCGCTCCTGCGCCTCGATCTGATCGAAAATCCCGATCTGCGCGAGCGTTCGGCAGCGATCCTCGCCGCCCGGAATATCTTTACCCCGCGCTGCCTGGCGCTCATCGAACGGCATGAACAGCAGGGAGAGTTCACCGCCGCCGAAGCCCGCGAATTTGTGCGCGAGGCGCTGGAAACCTTTCGCTGGCACCAGCATGCCACCGTTGATCACGCCACCTATCATGCGCTGCACAGTGAGCACCGGCTGATTGCGGATGTGGTGTGCTTTCCGGGTTGTCATATCAACCATTTAACGCCGCGCACACTGGATATCGATCATGTGCAGTCGCTGATGCCTGAATATGGTATCGAACCCAAAGTTCTGATTGAAGGCCCGCCGCGTCGTGAAGTGCCGCTGCTGCTGCGTCAGACCAGTTTCAAAGCGCTGGAAGAGCCGGTGCGGTTTGCCGGGGAGGAGCAGGGGACGCATACGGCACGCTTTGGCGAAATCGAACAGCGCGGCGTGGCGCTGACGCCGAAAGGCCGCGCGCTTTATGATCGTCTGCTGAGCGAGGCGGGCACCGGCAAAGACAACCTCAATCACCAGTTGCATCTCCAGGCGGTGTTTAAAGCCTTTCCGGACAGTGAGTTGCTGCTGCGCCGCCAGGGGCTGGCCTATTTCCGCTACCGCCTGACGCCGACCGGCGAGGCGCACCGCCAGGCTATCCGCCCCGGCGACGATCCGCAGCCGCTGATTGAACGCGGCTGGGTCACCGCGCAGCCCATCATTTATGAAGACTTTCTGCCGGTCAGCGCGGCAGGGATTTTCCAGTCTAATCTGGGCAATGAAACCCGGCAGCGCCGCCAGGGTAACGCCAGCCGCGAAGCCTTCGAGCAGGCGCTCGGCTGCGCGGTGCTGGATGAGTTCAGTCTCTATCAGGCGGCGGAGGATCGCAGTAAACAGCGTTGCGGTCTGCTGTAA
- a CDS encoding carboxylesterase/lipase family protein yields the protein MENPSTPLAETRQGTVIGLEENGLHVWRGIPYAAPPVGDRRWRAPQPLTAWSTPRVADTYSPSSWQSSEYCRALGGGDPGEFSEDCLYLNIWSPAVRREPLPVMVWLHGGGFTIGAGGLPPYNGSGLARRDVVVVTLNYRLGHLGFFAHPALEEEAGERVYNFALLDQIAALRWVKENIHAFGGDAENVTLFGESAGARSALSLMVSPLAKDLFHKAIIQSGYALPDTPRRTALAKGKALAEHLGLPDATPEQLRAIPAEDLWPLAAPHNVAPVPIVGDAVLPQPMIECFFNARQHPMPVMIGSNSDEASVMSVFGVDLAGEIQKLRRQRRFGLGLIKLLYPGVKGDTELGRQVCRDMAFTTMGFVVMQAQQRIGQPCWRYWFDYVAEAEHETYPHGAWHGNDVPYVFDTLGEISPSCDYVTESDLKVAGQVADYWVNFARHASLSCTALHGPVRWQASVRGKDRLLRIGLNKYAGFKLVNRFMRARMELFKRVMHQHVSLD from the coding sequence ATGGAAAATCCCTCCACCCCGCTGGCGGAAACCCGCCAGGGAACGGTTATTGGCCTCGAGGAAAACGGACTGCACGTCTGGCGGGGCATCCCTTATGCTGCGCCGCCGGTGGGTGACCGCCGCTGGCGTGCGCCGCAGCCGTTGACCGCCTGGTCAACCCCACGCGTCGCCGACACCTATTCGCCCTCCAGCTGGCAGAGCAGTGAATACTGCCGCGCGCTGGGCGGCGGCGATCCGGGCGAGTTCTCGGAAGACTGTCTGTATCTCAATATCTGGTCCCCAGCGGTGCGTCGTGAACCGCTGCCGGTCATGGTCTGGCTGCACGGCGGAGGCTTCACCATAGGCGCGGGCGGTCTGCCGCCCTATAACGGCAGCGGGCTGGCACGACGCGATGTGGTGGTTGTCACCCTTAATTACCGCCTCGGGCATCTGGGCTTCTTTGCGCATCCGGCGCTGGAAGAGGAAGCGGGCGAGCGGGTGTATAACTTTGCATTGCTCGATCAGATCGCCGCGCTGCGCTGGGTGAAAGAGAATATTCACGCCTTCGGCGGCGATGCGGAAAACGTCACGCTGTTTGGCGAATCGGCCGGAGCGCGCAGCGCGTTATCGCTGATGGTGTCGCCGCTGGCAAAAGATCTGTTCCATAAAGCCATTATTCAGAGCGGCTATGCGCTGCCCGATACGCCGCGGCGTACGGCGCTGGCGAAAGGCAAAGCGCTGGCGGAGCATCTGGGGCTGCCGGACGCCACGCCGGAACAGCTGCGCGCCATTCCGGCGGAAGATCTGTGGCCGCTGGCCGCGCCGCACAATGTTGCGCCTGTGCCGATTGTCGGCGATGCCGTGCTGCCGCAGCCGATGATTGAATGCTTTTTCAACGCCCGCCAGCATCCGATGCCGGTAATGATCGGCTCCAACAGCGACGAGGCGAGCGTCATGTCGGTATTCGGCGTCGATCTGGCGGGGGAGATCCAGAAGCTGCGCCGTCAGCGCCGCTTCGGTCTCGGGCTTATTAAGTTGCTCTATCCCGGCGTTAAAGGCGATACCGAGCTGGGCCGCCAGGTGTGCCGCGATATGGCATTCACCACCATGGGATTTGTGGTGATGCAGGCGCAGCAGCGCATCGGCCAGCCCTGCTGGCGCTACTGGTTTGATTATGTGGCGGAGGCCGAGCATGAAACCTATCCCCACGGGGCCTGGCATGGCAACGATGTGCCCTATGTGTTCGACACCCTCGGCGAGATTTCACCGTCCTGCGACTATGTCACAGAAAGCGATCTGAAAGTCGCCGGACAAGTGGCGGATTACTGGGTTAATTTCGCCCGTCACGCCAGCCTCAGCTGCACTGCGCTGCACGGCCCGGTGCGCTGGCAGGCCAGCGTACGAGGTAAAGACCGCCTGTTACGTATCGGTCTGAATAAGTATGCCGGGTTTAAGCTGGTCAACCGCTTTATGCGGGCGCGGATGGAGCTGTTTAAACGGGTGATGCACCAGCACGTTAGTCTGGATTAG